In Roseicyclus marinus, the genomic window AGCTGGGCCGAGGATTGGGCGCTTTGGGCAAGGGCCAACCGGGTTGCGATCGGCGATACCACACGCGGCACGCATTTCTCGCTCTACGGGATGGCGGTCGCCGAGGCGGAAGCGGGGGCAGGTGTCCTGATGGGTCATCTGGCATTGCTCGACCGCGCCTTGGCGGCGGGTCGCCTGGTCCAGCCCTTCGCGGGGTCCGTGCCTGTCGACCGGGTCCTGATGGCCGAGATCGCCCGTGGCCCGATGTCGGCGGCCTTGCGTGCCGCCTTTGCCGCGCTGTCCTGATCTGGCGCGGCGCTTTTGGCTTTGCATCCGGCGTCGATTCCCGCTATGCGCCGCGCCAGACATGCGTGTGAGGCCCGCCAATGGCCAGAGTCGCCCGGTAACGAACCCGGGGTCGGGATCTCCCGCGCAAGTGATATTGAACGCGACCCGACAGACGAAAGAGACACACGATGGCAAATACGCCCCAGTCCAAGAAACGCGCCCGCCAGGCCGAACGCCGCTACGCGGTGAACAAGGCCCGTCGTTCGCGCATCCGCACCTTCCTGCGCAAGGTCGAAGAGGCGATCGCCTCGGGCGATCAGACCGCCGCCGCCGAGGCGCTCAAGAGCGCACAGCCCGAGCTGATGCGCGGCGTCACCAAGGGTGTGATGCACAAAAACACCGTGGCGCGGAAAATGTCGCGCCTGTCCTCGCGGGTCAAGGCGCTCAAGGCCTGAACGCGGCCCGGACAACGGTCGAGACACAAGGCGCGCCCGGCATCGGGCGCGCCTTTTTCATTCGAAAATATTCTTTGCGCATAAGCCTCTAGGCAGAGACGGCAGATTCGCGTCGCTTTCACATATCTGTCAAGAATGAAGAGTCGTTGCAGGCGTATCGCGCCATCCGGTAGCGTAACCTTGCGATTCAGGCGCCTCGGGGGGCGGACTTGAGGGATAGCGGCGGACAGTCGGACCAGCACCAGCGGGATATTGACCCTCTGGCGCCAGCACGACCCGAATGTCGTTCAAGATGGTGGGGCAGCCGACATGGCCGAATCCCTTGCCATTCTTTTTCCTTCAGATCGACCTTGGATGTCCGGAATTCCGGTTCATGACAGAGTGCGGCACGACTGGTCCAAGATGTTGGATCGGGTGAGCCCGGTGTTTTGAAAGCGGAACTTCGGCAACCACCGCGGCACGGGGGAAGGGA contains:
- the rpsT gene encoding 30S ribosomal protein S20, with the translated sequence MANTPQSKKRARQAERRYAVNKARRSRIRTFLRKVEEAIASGDQTAAAEALKSAQPELMRGVTKGVMHKNTVARKMSRLSSRVKALKA